A single window of Apodemus sylvaticus chromosome 4, mApoSyl1.1, whole genome shotgun sequence DNA harbors:
- the Sike1 gene encoding suppressor of IKBKE 1 isoform X2: MSCTIEKILTDAKTLLERLREHDAAAESLVDQSAALHRRVAAMREAGAVLPEQYQEDASDVKDMSKYKPHILLSQENTQIRDLQQENRELWVSLEEHQDALELIMSKYRKQMLQLMVAKKAVDAEPVLKAHQSHSAEIESQIDRICEMGAVMRRAVQVDDNQFCKVQERLAQLEGTRHAHDAQTSMEIKHSYT; the protein is encoded by the exons ATGAGTTGCACTATCGAGAAGATCTTGACGGACGCCAAGACGCTGCTGGAGCGGCTGCGCGAGCACGATGCGGCGGCTGAGTCGCTGGTTGACCAGTCGGCCGCGCTGCACCGGCGGGTGGCGGCGATGCGGGAGGCGGGCGCCGTGTTACCGGAGCAG tACCAAGAGGATGCATCCGACGTGAAGGACATGTCTAAATATAAACCTCATATTCTGCTGTCTCAAGAGAATACCCAGATTAGAGACTTGCAGCAGGAAAACAGAG AGCTGTGGGTTTCCTTGGAGGAGCACCAGGATGCGTTGGAACTCATCATGAGCAAGTACCGGAAACAGATGTTACAGTTGATGGTTGCTAAAAAAGCAGTGGATGCTGAACCAGTTTTGAAAGCTCACCAGTCTCACTCTGCA GAAATTGAAAGTCAGATCGATAGAATCTGTGAAATGGGAGCGGTGATGCGGAGAGCTGTTCAGGTGGATGATAACCAGTTCTGTAAGGTTCAGGAGAGACTAGCTCAGCTGGAG ggtaccaggcatgcacatgatgcacagacgtCCATGGagataaaacattcatacacataa
- the Sike1 gene encoding suppressor of IKBKE 1 isoform X1 has protein sequence MSCTIEKILTDAKTLLERLREHDAAAESLVDQSAALHRRVAAMREAGAVLPEQYQEDASDVKDMSKYKPHILLSQENTQIRDLQQENRELWVSLEEHQDALELIMSKYRKQMLQLMVAKKAVDAEPVLKAHQSHSAEIESQIDRICEMGAVMRRAVQVDDNQFCKVQERLAQLELENKELRELLSISSESLQVGKESSVAPASQATK, from the exons ATGAGTTGCACTATCGAGAAGATCTTGACGGACGCCAAGACGCTGCTGGAGCGGCTGCGCGAGCACGATGCGGCGGCTGAGTCGCTGGTTGACCAGTCGGCCGCGCTGCACCGGCGGGTGGCGGCGATGCGGGAGGCGGGCGCCGTGTTACCGGAGCAG tACCAAGAGGATGCATCCGACGTGAAGGACATGTCTAAATATAAACCTCATATTCTGCTGTCTCAAGAGAATACCCAGATTAGAGACTTGCAGCAGGAAAACAGAG AGCTGTGGGTTTCCTTGGAGGAGCACCAGGATGCGTTGGAACTCATCATGAGCAAGTACCGGAAACAGATGTTACAGTTGATGGTTGCTAAAAAAGCAGTGGATGCTGAACCAGTTTTGAAAGCTCACCAGTCTCACTCTGCA GAAATTGAAAGTCAGATCGATAGAATCTGTGAAATGGGAGCGGTGATGCGGAGAGCTGTTCAGGTGGATGATAACCAGTTCTGTAAGGTTCAGGAGAGACTAGCTCAGCTGGAG CTTGAAAATAAGGAACTTCGAGAGTTATTGTCCATCAGCAGTGAGTCTCTTCAGGTTGGAAAAGAAAGCTCTGTGGCTCCTGCCTCTCAGGCCACCAAATAA